From Passer domesticus isolate bPasDom1 chromosome 5, bPasDom1.hap1, whole genome shotgun sequence, the proteins below share one genomic window:
- the LOC135301553 gene encoding uncharacterized protein LOC135301553 isoform X4: MLASGKSTTYSGDEEVLVLYPPCPGPKMSCEDHACCFFPEPETERMGAAGLCALFRGTPSQLEILYVRLHQRIKIDASQHVSHSCTLQLRASLLGDMAESLERAEHPFPVMGATLGSPQPPPAARGLEFTEEDMSSRQLLLVGYAEQDAILGVLPWDFRTSKNYISAFKCVANLHPDACGKYIF; this comes from the exons ATGCTGGCCAGTGGGAAAAGCACCACTTACA GTGGGGATGAGGAAGTGCTGGTGCTGtacccaccttgccctggacccAAGATGAGCTGTGAGGATCATGCATGTTGCTTTTTCCCAGAGCCTGAGACTGAACGCATGGGAGCTGCAGGATTGTGTGCCTTATTCAGGGGAACACCTTCACAGCTG GAGATTTTGTATGTGAGGCTTCATCAGAGGATAAAAATTGATGCCTCCCAGCATGTCTCCCACTCATGTACTCTACAGCTGAGAGCTTCATTGCTGGGTGACATGGCAGAGAGCCTGGAAAGGGCAGAGCATCCCTTCCCAGTGATGGGGgccaccctgggcagcccaCAGCCACCACCAGCAGCTCGAGGTCTCGAGTTCACAGAGGAGGACATGTCCTCCAGACAACTACTGCTTGTTGGTTATGCAGAGCAG GATGCAATTCTGGGTGTGCTACCTTGGGATTTCAGAACTTCAAAGAATTACATCTCTGCTTTTAAATGTGTGGCAAATCTCCACCCTGATGCTTGTGGAAAGTACATCTTCTAG
- the LOC135301553 gene encoding uncharacterized protein LOC135301553 isoform X2 encodes MLASAAHGRGTCKTEIFKLSVAREVQIQFQECWPVGKAPLTFSVLTGGDEEVLVLYPPCPGPKMSCEDHACCFFPEPETERMGAAGLCALFRGTPSQLEILYVRLHQRIKIDASQHVSHSCTLQLRASLLGDMAESLERAEHPFPVMGATLGSPQPPPAARGLEFTEEDMSSRQLLLVGYAEQDAILGVLPWDFRTSKNYISAFKCVANLHPDACGKYIF; translated from the exons ATGTTGGCCTCTGCAGCTCATG gTAGAGGTACATGTAAGACTGAAATTTTCAAGCTTTCAGTGGCACGTGAAGTACAAATACAATTCCAGGAATGCTGGCCAGTGGGAAAAGCACCACTTACA ttTTCTGTTTTAACAGGTGGGGATGAGGAAGTGCTGGTGCTGtacccaccttgccctggacccAAGATGAGCTGTGAGGATCATGCATGTTGCTTTTTCCCAGAGCCTGAGACTGAACGCATGGGAGCTGCAGGATTGTGTGCCTTATTCAGGGGAACACCTTCACAGCTG GAGATTTTGTATGTGAGGCTTCATCAGAGGATAAAAATTGATGCCTCCCAGCATGTCTCCCACTCATGTACTCTACAGCTGAGAGCTTCATTGCTGGGTGACATGGCAGAGAGCCTGGAAAGGGCAGAGCATCCCTTCCCAGTGATGGGGgccaccctgggcagcccaCAGCCACCACCAGCAGCTCGAGGTCTCGAGTTCACAGAGGAGGACATGTCCTCCAGACAACTACTGCTTGTTGGTTATGCAGAGCAG GATGCAATTCTGGGTGTGCTACCTTGGGATTTCAGAACTTCAAAGAATTACATCTCTGCTTTTAAATGTGTGGCAAATCTCCACCCTGATGCTTGTGGAAAGTACATCTTCTAG
- the LOC135301553 gene encoding uncharacterized protein LOC135301553 isoform X1, with translation MLASAAHGRGTCKTEIFKLSVAREVQIQFQECWPVGKAPLTQFSVLTGGDEEVLVLYPPCPGPKMSCEDHACCFFPEPETERMGAAGLCALFRGTPSQLEILYVRLHQRIKIDASQHVSHSCTLQLRASLLGDMAESLERAEHPFPVMGATLGSPQPPPAARGLEFTEEDMSSRQLLLVGYAEQDAILGVLPWDFRTSKNYISAFKCVANLHPDACGKYIF, from the exons ATGTTGGCCTCTGCAGCTCATG gTAGAGGTACATGTAAGACTGAAATTTTCAAGCTTTCAGTGGCACGTGAAGTACAAATACAATTCCAGGAATGCTGGCCAGTGGGAAAAGCACCACTTACA cagttTTCTGTTTTAACAGGTGGGGATGAGGAAGTGCTGGTGCTGtacccaccttgccctggacccAAGATGAGCTGTGAGGATCATGCATGTTGCTTTTTCCCAGAGCCTGAGACTGAACGCATGGGAGCTGCAGGATTGTGTGCCTTATTCAGGGGAACACCTTCACAGCTG GAGATTTTGTATGTGAGGCTTCATCAGAGGATAAAAATTGATGCCTCCCAGCATGTCTCCCACTCATGTACTCTACAGCTGAGAGCTTCATTGCTGGGTGACATGGCAGAGAGCCTGGAAAGGGCAGAGCATCCCTTCCCAGTGATGGGGgccaccctgggcagcccaCAGCCACCACCAGCAGCTCGAGGTCTCGAGTTCACAGAGGAGGACATGTCCTCCAGACAACTACTGCTTGTTGGTTATGCAGAGCAG GATGCAATTCTGGGTGTGCTACCTTGGGATTTCAGAACTTCAAAGAATTACATCTCTGCTTTTAAATGTGTGGCAAATCTCCACCCTGATGCTTGTGGAAAGTACATCTTCTAG